A single Phoenix dactylifera cultivar Barhee BC4 chromosome 1, palm_55x_up_171113_PBpolish2nd_filt_p, whole genome shotgun sequence DNA region contains:
- the LOC103722285 gene encoding endoplasmic reticulum-Golgi intermediate compartment protein 3-like isoform X2 — MQRHDIIKKRIDHLGNVIESRQDGVGAPKIEKPLQRHGGRLDHNETYCGSCYGAEVLDDACCNSCEDVREAYRKKGWGLTNLDQIDQCKREGFIQRIKDEEGEGCNMNGLLEVNKVAGNFHFAPGKSFHQSNIFLQNLLGFQTENYNISHKINKLSFGKEFPGVVNPLDGAQWTHQTPFGMYQYFIKVVPTIYTDIRGRKIYSNQFSVTEHFRDADVYPKPPSGVYFIYDFSPIKVIFTEENKSLLHVLTNICAIIGGVFTVAGIVDAFLYHGHRVIKKKMELGKHR, encoded by the exons ATGCAG AGACATGACATAATAAAGAAAAGGATTGATCATCTTGGTAATGTAATTGAATCGAGACAGGATGGCGTTGGCGCACCCAAG ATTGAAAAGCCATTACAGCGGCATGGCGGCAGGCTTGATCATAATGAGACTTATTGTGGTTCATGCTATGGTGCAGAGGTG TTAGATGATGCTTGCTGCAACTCTTGTGAAGATGTTCGTGAAGCTTATCGAAAGAAAGGGTGGGGCTTGACTAATCTGGATCAAATTGACCAG TGCAAGAGAGAGGGCTTCATCCAGAggattaaagatgaagaaggtgAAGGATGCAACATGAATGGGCTCCTGGAAGTCAATAAAGTAGCTGGAAATTTTCACTTTGCCCCTGGAAAAAGCTTCCACCAGTCTAACATTTTTCTGCAAAATTTATTAGGCTTTCAAACAGAAAATTATAAT ATAAGCCATAAAATAAACAAACTATCCTTTGGGAAAGAGTTCCCTGGTGTTGTAAATCCACTTGATGG AGCACAGTGGACACATCAAACTCCATTTGGGATGTATCAATATTTTATCAAA GTTGTTCCTACAATCTATACTGACATTAGAGGACGCAAAATTTACTCAAACCAG TTTTCAGTAACAGAGCACTTCAGAGATGCAGATGTTTATCCTAAGCCCCCTTCAGGAGTATACTTTATTTATGACTTCTCACCAATTAAG GTGATTTTTACTGAAGAAAATAAATCACTCCTGCATGTCTTGACAAATATCTGCGCTATAATCGGAG GTGTTTTCACAGTAGCTGGAATTGTTGATGCTTTTCTCTATCATGGCCATCGGGTgatcaagaagaagatggaGCTCGGTAAGCATAGGTGA
- the LOC103722285 gene encoding endoplasmic reticulum-Golgi intermediate compartment protein 3-like isoform X1: MDISGERHYDIRHDIIKKRIDHLGNVIESRQDGVGAPKIEKPLQRHGGRLDHNETYCGSCYGAEVLDDACCNSCEDVREAYRKKGWGLTNLDQIDQCKREGFIQRIKDEEGEGCNMNGLLEVNKVAGNFHFAPGKSFHQSNIFLQNLLGFQTENYNISHKINKLSFGKEFPGVVNPLDGAQWTHQTPFGMYQYFIKVVPTIYTDIRGRKIYSNQFSVTEHFRDADVYPKPPSGVYFIYDFSPIKVIFTEENKSLLHVLTNICAIIGGVFTVAGIVDAFLYHGHRVIKKKMELGKHR; the protein is encoded by the exons ATGGATATCAGTGGAGAGCGTCATTATGATATA AGACATGACATAATAAAGAAAAGGATTGATCATCTTGGTAATGTAATTGAATCGAGACAGGATGGCGTTGGCGCACCCAAG ATTGAAAAGCCATTACAGCGGCATGGCGGCAGGCTTGATCATAATGAGACTTATTGTGGTTCATGCTATGGTGCAGAGGTG TTAGATGATGCTTGCTGCAACTCTTGTGAAGATGTTCGTGAAGCTTATCGAAAGAAAGGGTGGGGCTTGACTAATCTGGATCAAATTGACCAG TGCAAGAGAGAGGGCTTCATCCAGAggattaaagatgaagaaggtgAAGGATGCAACATGAATGGGCTCCTGGAAGTCAATAAAGTAGCTGGAAATTTTCACTTTGCCCCTGGAAAAAGCTTCCACCAGTCTAACATTTTTCTGCAAAATTTATTAGGCTTTCAAACAGAAAATTATAAT ATAAGCCATAAAATAAACAAACTATCCTTTGGGAAAGAGTTCCCTGGTGTTGTAAATCCACTTGATGG AGCACAGTGGACACATCAAACTCCATTTGGGATGTATCAATATTTTATCAAA GTTGTTCCTACAATCTATACTGACATTAGAGGACGCAAAATTTACTCAAACCAG TTTTCAGTAACAGAGCACTTCAGAGATGCAGATGTTTATCCTAAGCCCCCTTCAGGAGTATACTTTATTTATGACTTCTCACCAATTAAG GTGATTTTTACTGAAGAAAATAAATCACTCCTGCATGTCTTGACAAATATCTGCGCTATAATCGGAG GTGTTTTCACAGTAGCTGGAATTGTTGATGCTTTTCTCTATCATGGCCATCGGGTgatcaagaagaagatggaGCTCGGTAAGCATAGGTGA
- the LOC103722285 gene encoding endoplasmic reticulum-Golgi intermediate compartment protein 3-like isoform X3, producing the protein MIEKPLQRHGGRLDHNETYCGSCYGAEVLDDACCNSCEDVREAYRKKGWGLTNLDQIDQCKREGFIQRIKDEEGEGCNMNGLLEVNKVAGNFHFAPGKSFHQSNIFLQNLLGFQTENYNISHKINKLSFGKEFPGVVNPLDGAQWTHQTPFGMYQYFIKVVPTIYTDIRGRKIYSNQFSVTEHFRDADVYPKPPSGVYFIYDFSPIKVIFTEENKSLLHVLTNICAIIGGVFTVAGIVDAFLYHGHRVIKKKMELGKHR; encoded by the exons ATG ATTGAAAAGCCATTACAGCGGCATGGCGGCAGGCTTGATCATAATGAGACTTATTGTGGTTCATGCTATGGTGCAGAGGTG TTAGATGATGCTTGCTGCAACTCTTGTGAAGATGTTCGTGAAGCTTATCGAAAGAAAGGGTGGGGCTTGACTAATCTGGATCAAATTGACCAG TGCAAGAGAGAGGGCTTCATCCAGAggattaaagatgaagaaggtgAAGGATGCAACATGAATGGGCTCCTGGAAGTCAATAAAGTAGCTGGAAATTTTCACTTTGCCCCTGGAAAAAGCTTCCACCAGTCTAACATTTTTCTGCAAAATTTATTAGGCTTTCAAACAGAAAATTATAAT ATAAGCCATAAAATAAACAAACTATCCTTTGGGAAAGAGTTCCCTGGTGTTGTAAATCCACTTGATGG AGCACAGTGGACACATCAAACTCCATTTGGGATGTATCAATATTTTATCAAA GTTGTTCCTACAATCTATACTGACATTAGAGGACGCAAAATTTACTCAAACCAG TTTTCAGTAACAGAGCACTTCAGAGATGCAGATGTTTATCCTAAGCCCCCTTCAGGAGTATACTTTATTTATGACTTCTCACCAATTAAG GTGATTTTTACTGAAGAAAATAAATCACTCCTGCATGTCTTGACAAATATCTGCGCTATAATCGGAG GTGTTTTCACAGTAGCTGGAATTGTTGATGCTTTTCTCTATCATGGCCATCGGGTgatcaagaagaagatggaGCTCGGTAAGCATAGGTGA